Proteins encoded within one genomic window of Nonomuraea gerenzanensis:
- a CDS encoding amino acid adenylation domain-containing protein encodes MSGRLADVLPLSPAQEGLLFHALYGGGDAYVIQARFTLGGQADPARLRAALESLLERHPNLRACFRHKGLAHPVQLVPHRVRLPWTEVEPPTEADLERMLEADLLRPFDVTRPPLVRATLVRRRELVLTMHHLLVDGWSMPILARELAALYAGGPPLPPAPPFRDYLAWLRAQDGEQALRAWREALAGLPGPTLLRPGAGAASPRQEAVERELPPELGEAVRRRARAAGVTVNTLVQAAWGLVLARMTGRADVVFGAVVSGRPPEVAGVESMVGLFINALPVRVRLGAPGLLRRLQDEQVRLTPFHHVRLADVQRGTGELFDTLLAFENYPREGLESGQGLRLTGVHDATHYPVTVTVVAGERLWVRLGYRPDVVSRVEAEAVVARFVRALEVEEVDSGDVLPPEEYRLLERWGGAGGGSVAAGGSVVERFAAQVARVPGAVAVEHGGHTLTYAELDARSDRVAARLDLAPETPVALLMERSPELVVAQLAVLKAGGCYVPLDPGQPQARLAWLLEDSGAQVVLTKLDENGPPVVPAKLDGNGTPVVPTKLDERSVPPHAAAYVMYTSGSTGTPKGVVVTHANILDLATDHRFTAHHRVLLHSPHTFDAATYELWVPLLNGGTVVVAPPGPLHPDTIDRSRLSAVWLTAELFRTLADLTPDVLARVPEIWAGGDVLAPEAVRRLARRGARIVNGYGPTETTTFATSHEAGPEPGTGPVPIGRPLDGTRGYVLDARLRPAPIGTVGELYLAGAGLARGYLGRPGLTAERFVADPFAVGERMYRTGDLARWTFGGELEFAGRADGQVKIRGYRIEPGEVESALESCPDVDRAVVSAVVSAVVSAVAGSVDGQAASSGRRLVAYVVLRDGGTPARVREHLAARLPRHLLPAQYVLLDHLPLNPHGKVDRTALPTPAPPAGHRPPAEPRTPREKELCELFAEVLSGATPGRAAGAVGVDTDFFDSGGDSLLAMRLTAAVEARLGLRTSIAALFEAPTPAALAVRLDRAAPELDLSPLLTLRAEGDGVPLFCVHPGRGIGWSYTALLPHLAPGRPVHALQSPVLQDPGHGTPDSMRRMAEDYLARVRAVRPEGPYLLLGHSFGGLLAYEMAACLRADGQEVGLLASLDAVPWPPGTRADPAEVEQEALTILLRTRTLHPYAQPGALERARVFAAVRESEGPLSGLDDERLSAVADAVAGHLRLAVTYRPSPFDGTVLLFSATAQPGGLSSAAKAARWAPARVRVHDVGCGHSDLLRPGPAAAVAEVLEPILRSV; translated from the coding sequence GTGAGCGGCCGGCTGGCGGACGTGCTGCCGCTCTCCCCCGCCCAGGAGGGCCTGCTCTTCCACGCCCTGTACGGCGGCGGCGACGCGTACGTGATCCAGGCCAGGTTCACCCTCGGCGGGCAGGCCGACCCGGCACGGCTGCGCGCGGCGCTGGAGTCCCTGCTCGAACGCCACCCGAACCTGCGCGCCTGCTTCCGCCACAAGGGCCTCGCTCACCCGGTGCAGCTCGTCCCGCACCGCGTCCGCCTGCCGTGGACGGAGGTGGAGCCGCCGACGGAGGCCGACCTGGAGCGAATGCTGGAGGCGGACCTGCTGCGCCCGTTCGACGTGACGCGTCCGCCGCTGGTGCGCGCCACGCTGGTGCGGCGGCGCGAGCTGGTGCTGACCATGCACCACCTGCTCGTGGACGGCTGGTCGATGCCGATCCTGGCCCGCGAGCTGGCCGCCCTGTACGCGGGCGGCCCCCCGCTGCCGCCCGCGCCCCCGTTCCGCGACTACCTGGCGTGGCTGCGCGCCCAGGACGGCGAGCAGGCGCTGCGCGCGTGGCGCGAGGCGCTCGCCGGGCTGCCGGGGCCCACGCTGCTGCGGCCGGGAGCCGGCGCGGCCAGCCCCCGGCAGGAGGCGGTGGAGCGCGAGCTGCCGCCCGAGCTGGGCGAGGCCGTGCGGCGGCGGGCCCGCGCGGCGGGGGTGACCGTCAACACGCTGGTGCAGGCGGCGTGGGGGCTGGTGCTGGCGCGGATGACCGGGCGCGCGGACGTGGTGTTCGGCGCGGTGGTGTCGGGACGGCCGCCTGAGGTGGCGGGCGTGGAGTCGATGGTGGGGCTGTTCATCAACGCCCTGCCCGTACGTGTGCGGCTCGGCGCGCCCGGCCTGCTGCGGCGGTTGCAGGACGAGCAGGTGCGGCTCACCCCGTTCCATCATGTACGGCTGGCGGACGTGCAGCGCGGGACCGGCGAGCTGTTCGACACGCTGCTCGCCTTTGAGAACTATCCCCGCGAGGGGCTCGAATCCGGTCAAGGTTTGCGGCTGACCGGGGTGCATGACGCGACGCATTACCCGGTCACGGTGACGGTGGTGGCGGGGGAGCGGTTGTGGGTGCGGCTGGGGTATCGGCCTGATGTGGTGAGCCGGGTCGAGGCTGAGGCCGTTGTGGCGCGGTTCGTGCGGGCGTTGGAGGTGGAGGAGGTGGACTCGGGCGATGTTCTGCCGCCCGAGGAGTACCGGCTGTTGGAGAGGTGGGGCGGCGCGGGCGGTGGGTCGGTGGCGGCCGGTGGGTCGGTGGTGGAGCGGTTCGCGGCGCAGGTGGCGCGGGTGCCCGGCGCCGTGGCGGTGGAGCACGGTGGGCACACGCTCACCTACGCCGAGCTGGACGCCCGCTCCGACCGGGTGGCGGCGCGGCTGGACCTGGCCCCGGAGACACCGGTCGCGCTGCTCATGGAGCGCTCCCCCGAGCTGGTGGTGGCGCAGCTCGCGGTGCTCAAGGCGGGCGGGTGCTATGTGCCGCTGGACCCGGGACAGCCGCAGGCTCGGCTGGCGTGGCTGCTGGAGGACAGCGGCGCGCAGGTGGTGCTGACGAAGCTGGACGAGAACGGCCCACCGGTGGTGCCGGCGAAGCTGGACGGGAACGGCACGCCGGTGGTGCCGACGAAGCTGGACGAGCGCTCCGTGCCCCCGCACGCCGCCGCCTACGTCATGTACACCTCCGGCTCCACAGGCACCCCCAAGGGCGTCGTCGTCACTCACGCGAACATCCTCGACCTGGCCACCGACCACCGCTTCACCGCCCACCACCGGGTGCTCCTGCACAGCCCGCACACCTTCGACGCGGCCACGTACGAGCTGTGGGTGCCCCTCCTCAACGGCGGCACCGTCGTCGTAGCCCCGCCCGGCCCCCTCCACCCGGACACCATCGACCGCTCCCGGCTCAGCGCGGTGTGGCTGACGGCCGAGTTGTTCCGCACGCTGGCCGACCTGACGCCGGACGTGCTCGCCCGCGTCCCCGAGATCTGGGCGGGCGGCGACGTGCTGGCTCCGGAGGCGGTGCGGCGGCTGGCGCGGCGCGGGGCGCGGATCGTCAACGGGTACGGGCCCACGGAGACGACGACGTTCGCCACCAGCCACGAGGCCGGCCCCGAACCCGGGACCGGGCCCGTCCCGATCGGCCGCCCGCTGGACGGCACGCGCGGGTACGTCCTGGACGCCCGCCTGCGCCCCGCCCCGATCGGCACCGTCGGAGAGCTGTACCTGGCCGGTGCCGGGCTGGCCCGCGGTTACCTGGGCCGGCCGGGGCTGACGGCGGAGCGGTTCGTGGCGGATCCGTTCGCGGTGGGTGAGCGGATGTACCGGACCGGGGATCTGGCGCGGTGGACGTTCGGTGGGGAGCTGGAGTTCGCTGGGCGAGCGGACGGGCAGGTGAAGATCCGCGGGTATCGCATCGAGCCGGGTGAGGTCGAAAGCGCCCTGGAGTCCTGCCCGGACGTGGACCGCGCCGTGGTCAGCGCCGTGGTCAGCGCCGTGGTCAGCGCCGTGGCCGGTTCCGTCGATGGGCAGGCGGCGTCGTCGGGGCGGCGGTTGGTCGCGTACGTCGTGCTGCGTGACGGCGGGACGCCGGCACGGGTGCGGGAGCACCTCGCCGCCCGCCTGCCGAGACACCTGCTCCCCGCCCAGTACGTCCTCCTCGACCACCTCCCCCTGAACCCGCACGGCAAGGTGGACCGCACCGCGCTCCCCACCCCCGCCCCACCGGCAGGCCACCGCCCGCCCGCCGAGCCGCGCACGCCGCGTGAGAAGGAGCTGTGCGAGCTGTTCGCCGAGGTGCTGAGCGGCGCCACCCCCGGACGTGCCGCCGGGGCGGTGGGCGTGGACACGGACTTCTTCGACTCCGGCGGCGACTCGCTGCTCGCCATGCGCCTGACGGCCGCCGTCGAGGCCAGGCTCGGGCTGCGGACCTCGATCGCCGCCCTGTTCGAGGCGCCCACCCCGGCCGCGCTCGCGGTCCGCCTCGACAGGGCCGCGCCGGAGCTGGACCTGTCGCCGCTGCTGACGTTGCGTGCCGAGGGGGACGGGGTGCCGCTGTTCTGCGTGCATCCGGGGCGGGGCATCGGCTGGTCGTACACCGCGCTGCTGCCGCACCTCGCGCCGGGACGGCCGGTGCACGCCCTGCAGTCGCCGGTGCTCCAGGACCCCGGCCACGGAACGCCGGACAGCATGCGGCGGATGGCCGAGGACTACCTGGCGCGGGTGCGGGCCGTCCGTCCCGAGGGGCCGTACCTGCTGCTGGGGCACTCGTTCGGCGGGCTGCTGGCGTACGAGATGGCGGCCTGCCTGCGCGCGGACGGGCAGGAGGTCGGGCTGCTCGCCTCGCTGGACGCGGTGCCGTGGCCGCCGGGCACCCGGGCCGACCCGGCGGAGGTCGAGCAGGAGGCGCTGACCATCCTGCTGCGCACGCGCACCCTGCACCCGTACGCGCAGCCGGGGGCGCTGGAGCGGGCGCGGGTGTTCGCCGCCGTGCGGGAGAGCGAGGGCCCGCTGTCCGGGCTGGACGACGAGCGGCTGTCGGCCGTGGCGGACGCCGTGGCCGGGCATCTGCGGCTGGCGGTCACCTACCGGCCGTCGCCGTTCGACGGGACGGTGCTGCTGTTCTCGGCGACGGCGCAGCCAGGCGGGCTCTCCTCGGCGGCCAAGGCGGCGCGGTGGGCGCCGGCCCGCGTGCGGGTGCACGACGTCGGCTGCGGCCACAGCGACCTGCTCAGGCCGGGCCCGGCCGCCGCGGTCGCGGAAGTCCTCGAACCGATCCTCAGGAGTGTGTGA